In Salvelinus namaycush isolate Seneca chromosome 20, SaNama_1.0, whole genome shotgun sequence, the following proteins share a genomic window:
- the LOC120065224 gene encoding repressor of RNA polymerase III transcription MAF1 homolog isoform X4: MAGEDKQMFKQFCQEGLPHVLEALSPPQSSGISPNKLSQSQSGDEGEGPLSDKCSRKTLFYLIATLNESFRPDYDFSRTKSHDFSREPSVNWVFNAVNSSLSAAVGEDYSLLQPQLWEAIGAEICLTECDIYSYNPDLDSDPYGEEGNMWSFNYFFYNTRLKRIVFFTCRSVSLFMAPRDSGIGNELDLELDEDFYENMDEDRYGALCAQ, encoded by the exons ATGGCAGGCGAGGACAAGCAGATGTTCAAGCAGTTCTGTCAGGAGGGACTGCCTCATGTCCTGGAAGCCCTGTCCCCTCCACAGTCCTCAGGAATAAGCCCCAACAA GTTGAGCCAGAGTCAGAGTGGAGACGAGGGGGAAGGGCCTCTCTCTGACAAGTGCAGCAGGAAGACCCTCTTTTACCTGATCGCCACCCTCAACGAATCCTTCCGCCCCGACTATGACTTCAGCCGCACGAAGAGCCACGACTTTAGCAGAGAGCCCAGCGTTAACTGG GTGTTCAACGCGGTGAACAGTAGTCTGTCGGCGGCGGTCGGGGAGGATTATAGTCTGCTTCAGCCCCAGCTGTGGGAGGCCATTGGCGCTGAGATCTGCCTGACCGAGTGTGACATCTACAG CTACAACCCAGACCTGGACTCTGACCCGTACGGAGAGGAGGGCAACATGTGGTCCTTCAACTATTTCTTCTACAACACAAGGCTGAAGAGGATTGTCTTCTTCACATGCCGCTCGGTCAG TTTATTCATGGCACCACGGGACTCTGGCATTGGCAATGAACTGGACCTGGAGCTGGATGAAGATTTTTATGAGAACATGGATGAAGATAG GTATGGTGCCCTGTGTGCCCAGTGA
- the LOC120065224 gene encoding repressor of RNA polymerase III transcription MAF1 homolog isoform X2, producing MKNCLSNFSLFNGRIESYSCKMAGEDKQMFKQFCQEGLPHVLEALSPPQSSGISPNKLSQSQSGDEGEGPLSDKCSRKTLFYLIATLNESFRPDYDFSRTKSHDFSREPSVNWVFNAVNSSLSAAVGEDYSLLQPQLWEAIGAEICLTECDIYSYNPDLDSDPYGEEGNMWSFNYFFYNTRLKRIVFFTCRSVSLFMAPRDSGIGNELDLELDEDFYENMDEDRYGALCAQ from the exons ATGAAGAACTGTCTatctaatttcagtttatttaaTGGCAG GATCGAGAGCTACTCTTGCAAGATGGCAGGCGAGGACAAGCAGATGTTCAAGCAGTTCTGTCAGGAGGGACTGCCTCATGTCCTGGAAGCCCTGTCCCCTCCACAGTCCTCAGGAATAAGCCCCAACAA GTTGAGCCAGAGTCAGAGTGGAGACGAGGGGGAAGGGCCTCTCTCTGACAAGTGCAGCAGGAAGACCCTCTTTTACCTGATCGCCACCCTCAACGAATCCTTCCGCCCCGACTATGACTTCAGCCGCACGAAGAGCCACGACTTTAGCAGAGAGCCCAGCGTTAACTGG GTGTTCAACGCGGTGAACAGTAGTCTGTCGGCGGCGGTCGGGGAGGATTATAGTCTGCTTCAGCCCCAGCTGTGGGAGGCCATTGGCGCTGAGATCTGCCTGACCGAGTGTGACATCTACAG CTACAACCCAGACCTGGACTCTGACCCGTACGGAGAGGAGGGCAACATGTGGTCCTTCAACTATTTCTTCTACAACACAAGGCTGAAGAGGATTGTCTTCTTCACATGCCGCTCGGTCAG TTTATTCATGGCACCACGGGACTCTGGCATTGGCAATGAACTGGACCTGGAGCTGGATGAAGATTTTTATGAGAACATGGATGAAGATAG GTATGGTGCCCTGTGTGCCCAGTGA
- the LOC120065224 gene encoding repressor of RNA polymerase III transcription MAF1 homolog isoform X3 translates to MKLLENSSFEAINTRLTIETGDCQIIGRIESYSCKMAGEDKQMFKQFCQEGLPHVLEALSPPQSSGISPNKLSQSQSGDEGEGPLSDKCSRKTLFYLIATLNESFRPDYDFSRTKSHDFSREPSVNWVFNAVNSSLSAAVGEDYSLLQPQLWEAIGAEICLTECDIYSYNPDLDSDPYGEEGNMWSFNYFFYNTRLKRIVFFTCRSVRYGALCAQ, encoded by the exons ATGAAACTCCTGGAGAATTCTAGTTTTGAAGCCATAAACACAAGACTCACCATTGAAACGGGGGACTGTCAGATAATAGGAAG GATCGAGAGCTACTCTTGCAAGATGGCAGGCGAGGACAAGCAGATGTTCAAGCAGTTCTGTCAGGAGGGACTGCCTCATGTCCTGGAAGCCCTGTCCCCTCCACAGTCCTCAGGAATAAGCCCCAACAA GTTGAGCCAGAGTCAGAGTGGAGACGAGGGGGAAGGGCCTCTCTCTGACAAGTGCAGCAGGAAGACCCTCTTTTACCTGATCGCCACCCTCAACGAATCCTTCCGCCCCGACTATGACTTCAGCCGCACGAAGAGCCACGACTTTAGCAGAGAGCCCAGCGTTAACTGG GTGTTCAACGCGGTGAACAGTAGTCTGTCGGCGGCGGTCGGGGAGGATTATAGTCTGCTTCAGCCCCAGCTGTGGGAGGCCATTGGCGCTGAGATCTGCCTGACCGAGTGTGACATCTACAG CTACAACCCAGACCTGGACTCTGACCCGTACGGAGAGGAGGGCAACATGTGGTCCTTCAACTATTTCTTCTACAACACAAGGCTGAAGAGGATTGTCTTCTTCACATGCCGCTCGGTCAG GTATGGTGCCCTGTGTGCCCAGTGA
- the LOC120065224 gene encoding repressor of RNA polymerase III transcription MAF1 homolog isoform X1, translating into MKLLENSSFEAINTRLTIETGDCQIIGRIESYSCKMAGEDKQMFKQFCQEGLPHVLEALSPPQSSGISPNKLSQSQSGDEGEGPLSDKCSRKTLFYLIATLNESFRPDYDFSRTKSHDFSREPSVNWVFNAVNSSLSAAVGEDYSLLQPQLWEAIGAEICLTECDIYSYNPDLDSDPYGEEGNMWSFNYFFYNTRLKRIVFFTCRSVSLFMAPRDSGIGNELDLELDEDFYENMDEDRYGALCAQ; encoded by the exons ATGAAACTCCTGGAGAATTCTAGTTTTGAAGCCATAAACACAAGACTCACCATTGAAACGGGGGACTGTCAGATAATAGGAAG GATCGAGAGCTACTCTTGCAAGATGGCAGGCGAGGACAAGCAGATGTTCAAGCAGTTCTGTCAGGAGGGACTGCCTCATGTCCTGGAAGCCCTGTCCCCTCCACAGTCCTCAGGAATAAGCCCCAACAA GTTGAGCCAGAGTCAGAGTGGAGACGAGGGGGAAGGGCCTCTCTCTGACAAGTGCAGCAGGAAGACCCTCTTTTACCTGATCGCCACCCTCAACGAATCCTTCCGCCCCGACTATGACTTCAGCCGCACGAAGAGCCACGACTTTAGCAGAGAGCCCAGCGTTAACTGG GTGTTCAACGCGGTGAACAGTAGTCTGTCGGCGGCGGTCGGGGAGGATTATAGTCTGCTTCAGCCCCAGCTGTGGGAGGCCATTGGCGCTGAGATCTGCCTGACCGAGTGTGACATCTACAG CTACAACCCAGACCTGGACTCTGACCCGTACGGAGAGGAGGGCAACATGTGGTCCTTCAACTATTTCTTCTACAACACAAGGCTGAAGAGGATTGTCTTCTTCACATGCCGCTCGGTCAG TTTATTCATGGCACCACGGGACTCTGGCATTGGCAATGAACTGGACCTGGAGCTGGATGAAGATTTTTATGAGAACATGGATGAAGATAG GTATGGTGCCCTGTGTGCCCAGTGA